The Chryseobacterium glaciei DNA window CGGGCTGGCCTTCCGAATTGGCTTTCACCAAAAACCCTCCAAAATCAGGAATTAATTTATAGATTTCTGATGTTTTATCTTTCCACCAATTTTGAACATTTTTATTTAAAGGATCTGAATTTTCCAATCTACCCAACACTTTGGGAGAAGAAAAATTGACTGATAAATACACTTTAATTCCATATGGTCGGAAAATGTTTGCCAGAACTTTTACCTTTTGAAGATAATCTGTTCTGAGCATATTTGGGGAAGCATTTACATTGTTTAAAACAACAGAATTAATCCCAATTGAAGCATTTGCTCTTGCATATTCTTCATATCTAGGCGAAATTTTATTCGGTAAATCTTCCCATTTCCAAAGCGATTTCCCCGCATACCCTCTTTCCACACTTCCGTCCAGATTATCCCAATGGTTTAGAATTCTTACATCATAAGATGGTTTTTCTGTTATGTTTAAATGATTAACATCAGATTTCGTCTGCTGAAGTCTTAGAATATGATACACTCCGTACAATAAACCGTTTTCTTTACCCGCAGAAATAATGATCTTATCTGAATTTGACTTGATGATATAGCCGTCTTTCAAATGTTTCAAAGATTTTTCCGTGCGAAGTTCTATCATCTGACCCTGCCAATACGTTGTTAATTCCTTTTTGGCAATTTCAAGCGTTGGATTTTTACCTTTTGAAATAATTTTATCCGCCGAAATTCCTTTTTTAACATTCGGGAAACGAAGCCATAATTGACTGCCGTCTTCTGCGAAAAAACTTAATGGGAATAAAAGAAAAATGAGTAAATAGGTTCGAAAATTATTCATGGGAATTTTTCTACTAATTAATATTGATAGGATTTTATCCTACCCTATTCTAAATCGTCCCTTCAGGACTCTTTCTTAATTATTATCTAAGCCTTCAATTGTTTTGAAAGTTCCGTCTTCGTTGTATTCCAGTTCAACGACTTTCATGCTTCTAAGCCATGTTCTTCCTCCACTTGGAACAGAATCATGGAAAAATAAATACCATTTTCCTTTGAATTCAACAATGCTGTGATGGGTTGTCCAACCTACAACCGGGGTCAGAATTACGCCTTGATAAGTAAATGGGCCGTAAGGATTATCTCCAATCGCGTAACACAAAAGATGAGTGTCTCCCGTGGAATAGGAGAAGTAATATTTGTCATTGTATTTATGCATCCAAGACGCTTCGAAAAAACGGTTTTTGTTGCCGTGAAGTAATTGATTTCCATTTTTGTCGAGAATTAAAACGTCTTTCGGTTCTTCCGCAAATTCCAACATATCATCACTTAATAAAGCTACTTTTGAGGGAATTGCAGGTTCATTATCATTCGGAATTACCGCAGATTCCAATGCTTTGTTATTTCTGTAGCGTTGTAATTGTCCGCCCCAGATTCCACCGAAATACATATAATGTTTTCCTCCCTCTTCAAAAATGCAAGGATCAATGCTGTAGCTTCCCATCATCGGATTTTTTTCAGGAATGAAAGGGCCATAAGGTTTATCACTCACCGCTACTCCGATTCTGAAAATATCATTTTTATCTTTTAATGGAAAATACATATAATATTTCCCGTTTTTAAAAGCCACATCACAATCCCACAACTGTCGACCCGACCAAGGAATATCTTTCACCGAAAGGGCAACGCCATGATCTGTGATTTCTCCATTTTCGACATCATTCAAAGAAAAAACATGATAATCATTCATGTCGAAATGATCACCGTTGTCATTTTCTTCAATTCCGCTTTCTCGGTCGTGGGATGGATAAATGTAGAGTTTTCCTTCAAAAACATGAACGGATGGATCGGCCATGAAATCTTTTGGGAATAAGTATTTTGATTTGTTCATTATTTAATTTGTTTTTAAACGCAAAGGGCGCAAAGATTTTTTATTAATATTGAGAATATTCTAAGTTCGCAAAGACGTTTCACTTAACTAAGAAAGCAAATTTTAATTCTATTTAATTTCCGTTGATAGTTTTATAATTTTTTCGACAATAGGTTTTGCTTTGTATTGACGGTCAAATAATAAGGGATAATCTGTTCTGCCTTTTATGGGAAAATCATTTTTCCAGGATTGAGCATCTGTTAAGCCCCATAGTGTTACTCTTCTAATGTCTTTTTTATGTTTTAAAAATAATTGGAAGAATTCCAGATATCTTTTTTCCCATTTTGCTTGTACATCAGCAGGAAGACCTTTTTTGTAGGGATTCATTTTTTCATCATATTCAATTTTATCCGCAATATTTGCGGAAGTTCCCCAAGGTGAAGGGAGCGCACTGATGTCTAGCTCCGTAATATTAACTTTTACTCCACTTTCAGAATAGGCTATGATTGCTTTTTCATATTCATCAATCGTAGGAGAATCCATTCCCACGTGAGCCTGCATTCCGACTCCATCGATTCGGATTCCTTTTGATTTTAAATTTTTCACTAATTGAGTGACCATTTTCACCTTATCCGGGTGCCATTCATTATAATCATTGTAATATAATTCTGCACTTGGATCGGCTTCCTGAGCATATTGAAAGGCTAAAGGAATAAATTCTTCACCCAAAATTTCATAAAACTTAGATTTTCGGTAAGAACCGTCTTCCATTATGGCTTCATTCACAACATCCCAACCTTTTACTCTTCCTTTATAATGGGAAACAATAGTTGTAATGTGGTTTTTCATTCTTTGTTTTAAAACTTCTGGAGAAACATTTTTACCGTTTTTATCAACAAAAAACCAATCCGGAACCTGAGAATGCCAAATCAAAGTATGTCCGATAATGAACATGTTGTTTTTCTCTCCAAATTCAACAAATTTATCTGTATCATCAAAGAAAAATTGTCCTTCCTGAGGTTGCAGATACATACTTTTCATGCAGTTTTCAGCCACAATAGAACTGAATTGATTTTTGATAATATCTGCTGACTTTTGATCCGTTCCGTGAATCTGTTCCAAGTTCATCGCTGTTCCGATATAGAATTTATCTTGGAAGGCTTTTTTTAAAGAAGCGTCAGACTTTTGAGCATTAAAATTGGAAGCAGCAAAAGTTATTAATCCTAATATAATAATGCGTTTCATTGTATTTTGTTTTTTATCAAACCTAACAGGTTTTGAAAACCTGTTAGGTTTAGGTTACGTTTAATTTGGATTTAATTAAAATTTATTTTCTTCTCTCGGCCAAATCATGTTCAATCTGAACCTCCATTTTTTTGTTGATCTTATAAAAGAAAAGCAATCCACATGCAAGGAAAAAAGGAATAGCGGGGAATATGCTCACCAACATTTTAGCTCCTGTTGCAACTGTTTCCGGCTGAATGATATTTTGATTTCCTTTTGTAGAAATATAGCCGTATTTTCCAATAATTAAAGCGACTAATGAGCTTCCGATGCTCAACCCAACTTTTAAACCGACCATCATCGCAGAAAAAATAATGGCGGTTGCTCTTCTTTTATTTTTCCATTCCGAATAATCGGCCACATCAGCGATCATTGCCCATAAAATTGGCGTACTGATTCCGTAGAAAAAACCGTGTACGATTTGTGATAAAAACATCATTCCAACTGCTTTTGGCGGATATAAAATAAATACCAAAACGAATAATGTAGAGATAAACAATGAAAAAATAAATACATCTCTTTTCCCGTATTTATCCGCAAATCTTTTAGAAAAGGTAATCCCTACAATCATCATGATAATTCCCCCTGCATTAAATAATCCAAATCCTGCAGACTTTACATTCTCACCGAAAAAATTCATTCCAATAGAATCAAAAAATGAAGTAATTGGAGAAATAAAATTCTTCAGGCTCGCTTCATCCACATAATTATTAAAGTAGTAGACATACGAACCTCCTTTCATTGCCAATGTAATGAATATCAAAGCCGTAACCGTCAACATAATGATCCACGGCTTATTTTTAGATAAATCTTTTAAATCGTCTTTTAAGTTTGATTTCTGATCAGCATTTGGAACCACTCTTTCTTTTGTCGTGAAAAAAGTGATCAATAACATCACGCTTCCGATAATGGCCAACCATGTCATGACAACCTCAATTCCTGCTGCTTTATCGCCATTTCCAATTGATAAAATAATCGGTAACATGAAAACCTGAACAAAAAACTGTGAAAACATCACCGCTACAAAACGGTAAGACGAAATACTGTTTCTTTCGCTCATATCACCAGTAATAACGCCACTTAATGCCGAATAAGGCAAATTATTTGAAGCATACAAAAGCAATAAGATGGAATACGTAACCGCAGCGTAAATGATTTTCCCTTTATATGAAAAATCGGGTGTACTGAAAGCCAACATAGCCGCCACCCCAAGCGGAACAGCCGTAAATAAGATCCATGGACGGAATTTCCCCCATTTTGTCTGCGTTCGGTCTGCCAGCGCACCAATCAGCGGATTGAAACCAAAGCCTGCCACCAATCCTACAATCAATGTAATAACCGAAGCGTCTTCAGGTTTTAAGCCATAAATATCAGTATAAAAATATGCCAGATAAGTTACTAATGTCTGAAACACCAGATTGGCAGCCAGATCACCTAAGCTGTACCCTATTTTTTCGGCGACCGATATTTTTTGAGAATTGTTCATATGTAGTTTTAATTTTTTTTATAATTGAATTTTAACGCAAGACTCGCAAAGATTTTTTATAATTATTGAGAATATTTTACGTTCGCAAGGGCGTTTCACTCAGCAAAGAGCATCTCTTTTTTATTCCGTTGTAAATGGTGAAGCTGGTAGGCCACTTTTGTTTTTAAGATTTGCTTTATCAGGATTGTCTGCCCAAGCGTATCGAACGGCAATCGGATCTTTAATTTCATCATTCCAGACGATGATTTTGCTGCCTTCTATTTTTGCCTGTGCCCATTTGAAAACTCCGTCTTTCCCTTTGATCGCAAAACCTTTTAATTCTGAAACAGAAGAAAAATTATTTGTCCCTTTTTTGAATGAAAGAATGATTTTATTTCCATTAATTTTCATGGATTCATAAACAGGGCCATCTGCGATGATATTGCTGTCGAAAAGTGTTTTCTGAGCTTGTAGCGATAATCTTTTTCCTACCTCTTTTTTATTTAAAGGGTGAATATCATTCCATTCACCAATATCAATGGTAATGGCAAGTCCGGTCTTTGGAATCGTTTGAGAAACTCTTCTTTGTTGTTCCCTTAATTCTGCCCAATTGCTTTCTGTAGGTTCAGGTTTTGCTTCCATAAAATTCGCTAATTGAACGATCAAAAATGGTAAGTTTTTCTGATTCCATTTATTTCGCCAATCTAGAATCATGGTAGATAATAAATCCTGATATTCCTGAGGTTTCGCTGTATTGCTCTCACCCTGATACCATAAAACTGCCTTTATTGGATATTGAATTAATGGATTTAACATTGCATTGTATAATCCCGTTGGTTTCCATCTGATGAAGGTCTGTCCCGGAGCTGGTCGGTTCATGATGGCTCCGATTTTATATTTCCACTCTCCTTTTAAATCAATTTTTTCTGAGCCAATTTGTAAAAAGTAATCTTTGTCTTTTATAAATTCTCCTTTTCCACTTCCGTTGGTGATTCTTACCGCGATGATGTTTTTACCTTCCTTTAAGACTCCAGCCGGAATATCATACCAACGTGGAGGATATTCGTAGGTAACATTTCCTACTTTTTTACCATTAATATAAGTTACATCTGCATCTTTAATTCTCCCTAAATTCAGAAATGCTGTATTTTTTTCAGCACCTTTTGGAAGGAATATTTCTTTTCTGAACCAAATACTTCCATCAAACGGTTTTTCTATATCTTCCCAAGAGCCTGGGACATTCATTTTTTTCCAGTCGAAATCATTGAATTCTGGTTTTTCCCAATGATTAAAGATTCCCGCATCCGATTGATCTAATTCTGCAGACCAAGTATCACTCAAAACTCTTTCAGAAGATTCGGTTTGAGAAATTAATTCATCATTTCTCCATTTTTGAGCTTCAGCAAGATATTCGGGATATTTTTTAAGCGAAGATTCATCCATCCAAGCCTGAATGGGAGAACCTCCCAAACTCGAATTAATAATCCCCACCGGAATTTTATTATACTGATACATCTCTTTCGCAAAAAAATAGGCAACCGCAGAGAAATTTTGAATGCTTTGAGGATTGGTTTCTTCCCAAATTCCACCGTCTAAATTATTCTGAGTTATTTTAAAATCATACTTTTGAGGAACCGTAAAAAAGCGAATATTGCTATTATTGGCATTCTTTAATTCTTCAGGATAAAGCATTTTTACTCTTCGCATCGGAAGTTCCATATTTGACTGACCCGAACACATATACACATCTCCGATCAAAATGTTTTTCAGGGTAATTTCATTGATGGTCATGGTAAAAGGACCGCCAGATTTCATTTCAGGAAGCGTGATTTTCCAGTTTCCTGAATTGTCGGCAATAGTATTGTATTTTTTATTTTGAAAATTGACTTCAACTTTTTCTCCAATATCAGATGTTCCCCAGATCTTTAGTTTTTGGTCGCGCTGCAAAACCATTCCGTCTGAAACTAAAGTTGGAAGTTTGATTTTAGCATCCACGAAGCAAATGCTGGTGAAAAATAATATAATGTTGAAGAATTTAATTTTATTCATTATTTTTTCTTTTTAATAGGATTTTATCCTATTCTTTGTTAAATCGTCCCGTTGGGACTCTTTATTGATATTCATATAATTTTACGTGAAGAATTTGGAAATCATCAACTCCGATACGAACGTGTCTTCCTTGATGCGTCTGATCACCATTTAATCTTCTTATCGGACTCAATTTTCCGTTTTCATCAATACTGATTTCATCTACCCAACCAATTCCCACTCTGGAAGTTCCTAACCAAGTATTTTGAGTATTATTTTTTCCACCCTGTGCTGCAAAACCGTCTTCACCCAAATCTTTAGTTTTAGTTTCTTTTTTCTCGTTTTCTTTCTCAAATTCTACGACAATTCCGCTTCCTGCGATGATATATTCATCTTTTGCCAGTCTTAAAATTAAACCTCCTCCTTCTGGCCAGACACTTCCATCTTTTGCTCGGGCGTCCCAAGGAAGACTAAAGAAATGTTTTGCCGTAATTTTCAAGTCATCATAATTGATAATACGTTCTGTATTTTTTTGATCAAACAACAATCCTTTTGACTGTCCTTGCCCTTGATATTTTGTCAGAATTGGCATCAATTGTTTCAATTTTGAATAAGCTTCTGACAATCTTTTACTTCCCAATTCAGAATTATTTTCAATCGAAAATGGACTATATCCAATCGCATCATGCTCCCCAAAAGCATAAAAAGCCTGCACCCCATTATTTTGAGTCATTTTGATCTCAGGAACAAACAACGGATTGTTGTGAAGTCTATATTTTGCAGACCAGCTCGTAAAATCTCCGTCATATAAATCCGGAGAAAGCATATCTATACTCGGCGCTCCAGCATGCCAAATATCAATTAAATGAGCCAGTGGTCCACCTGCCGGATATTCTCCCGGAAGTCTGTTTCTACTGTTCATTGCCGCGTTGACATACAACGGAATATTATGAATTGAACGAGCCGTTTTTGCTAAATTTTCTACATATTGAGCATAAGACCAAGCAGTAAATAATTCATCTGTGTATACATCATTTCCGAAGATTTCCTGCCAGTTTCCTTTAGTTTTAAAATTTTGTTTTCCCCATTTCTCAAGCAATGAAGGATGAAGCTCTTTTTTATTTTTAGTTACAAATTTCATTAATGCTTCCGGAACTTGGGTGTTAAAAGCAGCATTCGCTTCTTTAGAATAATCACGAGCGCCCTCCAACATTCCGATTTCGTTTTCAACCTGAACCATAATTACCGTTCCCTGCGTTTTATCAACCACAGAAATATGCTTCATTAATTCACCAAAAACTTTGTTATCAGCTTTCAAAACATTTTCAGAAAAAGAGTTCGCAATTTCCATTGGTTTTCCTGCTTTTGAATAAGCTCTCGGGTATTTTTTGTAGTCTTTTTTAAACCAAAGCGGAGCATAACAGCTCATTGAATTTTTATAAGACCCAAACCATAAAAAGACAACTTTAAGATTGTTTTTTCTTGCCTGATCAATTGTTTTATCAATTAAACTAAAATCAAATCTCCCTTCTTCCGGCTCAATCAAATCCCAATAAGCAGGGACTAAAACCGTGTTCAGACTCATTTGCTGAAGCTTTGGAAAATCTCTTTCAATATCCTGAAAAGATGACGCGGAAGAGTTTCCCAACTCGCCACCTAAAATCAAAAATGGTTTTTTATCCACGGCAAGCTGTGTCGCCGTTCCTTTTTTCTGCAAACGAGGAATTTCCTGCGCCTGTGCGAAAAACGAAAGAAAAATTCCGGAAAGGATAAAAGCTTTATTTATATTCATAATAGGGATATTTGATTCTAGTGACGATTTTATCAAATTCATCAAAAAATTAAATAATACTTAAAAACATTTTCTAAAATTCATTTTAATTAAATAAATATTTCAAGTTTTTTAAAAATAAAAGAAAGTATCTATATATAAAACTGTTTTTGTAACGTGAATATTTTTGCGATCAAATTTTAAAAATAAATCATCAAAAAAATTCATAAATAACATCGGGCTTATCATTAAAAATAAGATTAGACCAAACAATGAAAAACCCTAATTTTGTATTGGAAAATACATTCACAAATATTTTAAACTTATGCTTCAAAATTTAATAGAATAGCTTATCATATTTTTAACAATAACCGTCATGAATTTGGTGTTTAAAGTGAATCAATTACGCAAACAAAATTTTAACATTAATTTAACATTCACTTCATGTCATTTTAATCGATTTCGAGCAAAATTTCCATTAATTAGTCTTTTAAAAATCCCTAAAAACTGACATAGCAAGTCCTAAATTCAGAGGTTTCATATTATATTATTTTACTGAAAATTGATAAACTGTTTTTGTTGAATATATTTCTCCTGGTTTAAGCTCAACAGAGGGAAAAGAATTCCTGTTTGGTGAGTCCGGAAAATGCTGTGTTTCCAGACAAATTCCTGTCCGTGGGTTATTTTTTCCACCCGTTTTCGTTTCAAATTTTCCATCCAAAAAATTCCCGGAATAAACCTGAATGCCCGGCTGATCCGTTAATACATCTAGCTTTCTACCTGTTTCTGGATGATAGAGCGAACCTGACAATTTCATTCCAATTCCGTTCAAAATCCAGCAATGATCGTAGCCTTTTGCCCGTTGCAACTGTTCATTATCATCATTAATATCTTTTCCGATTGTTTTAAAATTTTTGAAGTCAAAAGGAGTTCCTGCAACATTTTTAAAATCATTTTCCGGAATAGACGATTTGTTAATGGGAATGAATTGATCGGCATCAAGCTGAAGTTCATGATCGGTAATTTCTCGTGAAAAATTCCCCGAAAGATTGAAATATGAATGATGCGTTAAATTGACAATCGTAGGTTGATCCGTCGTTGCTTCATAAGAAATTTCGAGTGCATTTTGATCTGTTAAAGTATAAAAAACGGCTGTCGTAAGTTGTCCCGGATAACCTTCTTCGCCGTCTTTACTGATGTATGAAAGTTTGATAGTTTGAGAATCTGGGATTATTTCTGCGTTCCAAATTTTTGAGAAAAAGCCTTGATCTCCGCCATGTAGATGATTTTCGCCATTATTTTTATTTAGATTAAAATTTTTCCCATTTAAACTAAATTTTCCATGCGCAATTCTGTTGGCAAATCTTCCGATAATTGCTCCGAAAAAGTAAGAATTTTCATTAAAATAATCTTCAGGATTTACAAAACCTAAAACTACATCTTCATAATTTCCTTTCCTGTCAGGAGATGTAAGTGAAATGACGATTCCTCCGTAATTTATGATCTCGACTTTCATTCCATTTTTATTGGTTACTATATATTTCTTTATTTGGTCGCCGTTTTTTGTTATTCCAAAATCTGAAACTTTAATTTTTTCCATTTTTTGAGTGATTCTTGGTAATTTTTTATGTGAATATTGAATTTTATTTTAATTGCTACTTTCGGGAGCTCCCAAATATGAAGGTTTCAATCCACCTGTGTTAATCAGGATTTTTTCTAAAACAATTCCTGCTTCTAGCACCTTAAAACGTAAAGTATGTCTACTCGATTTTGTTATGGTATGTTTTGTAGCAGATTTTATAATATGTTCTGACTGCCATTGTCCCAATTCTCCACGATAATGTTCATTAAAATTGACAATCTGTGGTTTTTCTCCATCAAACGAAATTTCATATCGAAGTCCTTTATTATTGTTAAAATTAAGCGTTGGAGCGAGTAATAATTGAACCTCAAAAGTTCCTGTTGAAGAGAAATCAACATCATATTCCAGATAGATATTTTCATTTTTTTTTGGATTAATATTTTGAGGAAAAGTGGTAATTCCGGATAATGTTTTTCCAAAATCGGGA harbors:
- a CDS encoding MFS transporter; this translates as MNNSQKISVAEKIGYSLGDLAANLVFQTLVTYLAYFYTDIYGLKPEDASVITLIVGLVAGFGFNPLIGALADRTQTKWGKFRPWILFTAVPLGVAAMLAFSTPDFSYKGKIIYAAVTYSILLLLYASNNLPYSALSGVITGDMSERNSISSYRFVAVMFSQFFVQVFMLPIILSIGNGDKAAGIEVVMTWLAIIGSVMLLITFFTTKERVVPNADQKSNLKDDLKDLSKNKPWIIMLTVTALIFITLAMKGGSYVYYFNNYVDEASLKNFISPITSFFDSIGMNFFGENVKSAGFGLFNAGGIIMMIVGITFSKRFADKYGKRDVFIFSLFISTLFVLVFILYPPKAVGMMFLSQIVHGFFYGISTPILWAMIADVADYSEWKNKRRATAIIFSAMMVGLKVGLSIGSSLVALIIGKYGYISTKGNQNIIQPETVATGAKMLVSIFPAIPFFLACGLLFFYKINKKMEVQIEHDLAERRK
- a CDS encoding aldose epimerase family protein; this encodes MEKIKVSDFGITKNGDQIKKYIVTNKNGMKVEIINYGGIVISLTSPDRKGNYEDVVLGFVNPEDYFNENSYFFGAIIGRFANRIAHGKFSLNGKNFNLNKNNGENHLHGGDQGFFSKIWNAEIIPDSQTIKLSYISKDGEEGYPGQLTTAVFYTLTDQNALEISYEATTDQPTIVNLTHHSYFNLSGNFSREITDHELQLDADQFIPINKSSIPENDFKNVAGTPFDFKNFKTIGKDINDDNEQLQRAKGYDHCWILNGIGMKLSGSLYHPETGRKLDVLTDQPGIQVYSGNFLDGKFETKTGGKNNPRTGICLETQHFPDSPNRNSFPSVELKPGEIYSTKTVYQFSVK
- a CDS encoding glycoside hydrolase family 43 protein, with product MNKSKYLFPKDFMADPSVHVFEGKLYIYPSHDRESGIEENDNGDHFDMNDYHVFSLNDVENGEITDHGVALSVKDIPWSGRQLWDCDVAFKNGKYYMYFPLKDKNDIFRIGVAVSDKPYGPFIPEKNPMMGSYSIDPCIFEEGGKHYMYFGGIWGGQLQRYRNNKALESAVIPNDNEPAIPSKVALLSDDMLEFAEEPKDVLILDKNGNQLLHGNKNRFFEASWMHKYNDKYYFSYSTGDTHLLCYAIGDNPYGPFTYQGVILTPVVGWTTHHSIVEFKGKWYLFFHDSVPSGGRTWLRSMKVVELEYNEDGTFKTIEGLDNN
- a CDS encoding DUF5597 domain-containing protein; protein product: MNINKAFILSGIFLSFFAQAQEIPRLQKKGTATQLAVDKKPFLILGGELGNSSASSFQDIERDFPKLQQMSLNTVLVPAYWDLIEPEEGRFDFSLIDKTIDQARKNNLKVVFLWFGSYKNSMSCYAPLWFKKDYKKYPRAYSKAGKPMEIANSFSENVLKADNKVFGELMKHISVVDKTQGTVIMVQVENEIGMLEGARDYSKEANAAFNTQVPEALMKFVTKNKKELHPSLLEKWGKQNFKTKGNWQEIFGNDVYTDELFTAWSYAQYVENLAKTARSIHNIPLYVNAAMNSRNRLPGEYPAGGPLAHLIDIWHAGAPSIDMLSPDLYDGDFTSWSAKYRLHNNPLFVPEIKMTQNNGVQAFYAFGEHDAIGYSPFSIENNSELGSKRLSEAYSKLKQLMPILTKYQGQGQSKGLLFDQKNTERIINYDDLKITAKHFFSLPWDARAKDGSVWPEGGGLILRLAKDEYIIAGSGIVVEFEKENEKKETKTKDLGEDGFAAQGGKNNTQNTWLGTSRVGIGWVDEISIDENGKLSPIRRLNGDQTHQGRHVRIGVDDFQILHVKLYEYQ
- a CDS encoding endo-1,4-beta-xylanase gives rise to the protein MKRIIILGLITFAASNFNAQKSDASLKKAFQDKFYIGTAMNLEQIHGTDQKSADIIKNQFSSIVAENCMKSMYLQPQEGQFFFDDTDKFVEFGEKNNMFIIGHTLIWHSQVPDWFFVDKNGKNVSPEVLKQRMKNHITTIVSHYKGRVKGWDVVNEAIMEDGSYRKSKFYEILGEEFIPLAFQYAQEADPSAELYYNDYNEWHPDKVKMVTQLVKNLKSKGIRIDGVGMQAHVGMDSPTIDEYEKAIIAYSESGVKVNITELDISALPSPWGTSANIADKIEYDEKMNPYKKGLPADVQAKWEKRYLEFFQLFLKHKKDIRRVTLWGLTDAQSWKNDFPIKGRTDYPLLFDRQYKAKPIVEKIIKLSTEIK
- a CDS encoding sialate O-acetylesterase produces the protein MNKIKFFNIILFFTSICFVDAKIKLPTLVSDGMVLQRDQKLKIWGTSDIGEKVEVNFQNKKYNTIADNSGNWKITLPEMKSGGPFTMTINEITLKNILIGDVYMCSGQSNMELPMRRVKMLYPEELKNANNSNIRFFTVPQKYDFKITQNNLDGGIWEETNPQSIQNFSAVAYFFAKEMYQYNKIPVGIINSSLGGSPIQAWMDESSLKKYPEYLAEAQKWRNDELISQTESSERVLSDTWSAELDQSDAGIFNHWEKPEFNDFDWKKMNVPGSWEDIEKPFDGSIWFRKEIFLPKGAEKNTAFLNLGRIKDADVTYINGKKVGNVTYEYPPRWYDIPAGVLKEGKNIIAVRITNGSGKGEFIKDKDYFLQIGSEKIDLKGEWKYKIGAIMNRPAPGQTFIRWKPTGLYNAMLNPLIQYPIKAVLWYQGESNTAKPQEYQDLLSTMILDWRNKWNQKNLPFLIVQLANFMEAKPEPTESNWAELREQQRRVSQTIPKTGLAITIDIGEWNDIHPLNKKEVGKRLSLQAQKTLFDSNIIADGPVYESMKINGNKIILSFKKGTNNFSSVSELKGFAIKGKDGVFKWAQAKIEGSKIIVWNDEIKDPIAVRYAWADNPDKANLKNKSGLPASPFTTE